The DNA sequence CCACATCTCGGGCACGCCGGTGACCACGTCGCCGTGGCCGTACATCAGGACGGTGGGCCGGTCGTCGCCTTCGATGCGCGTGGCCAGAAGAAAGGGGCCGGGGGCGTCCGGATGGCGCAGGATCTCGCAGGTGAAGCCGAGGTCTTCGTACAGCGGGATCATCTCGTCCGTCAGGTAGCGGTCCAGGTCCGGCCAGTGTTCCCTTTCGCGCGAGACGGTGGGCAGGGCGACGCGACGGGCCAGGTCGGTCTTGAACCGGCCCGAGGTCAGGTGGCCGAGCGCCGTGGCGATGGCGGCGTCGCGTTGGGTGGTGGTGTCGCGTGTCATGGCTGTCCCCGATCATCTGTCGCGTGGCGGCAGAGAAATATCATTTGATCAAACACCGCAATGGAAAAGCAGCACGACCGGATTTGGGGCAGGCATGAAAAAGGCGGGGTCATTGCCCCGCCTTGTCCAAGGTGTTGCGTGACCTCAGGCCGGGTCGGCCAGCAGTTCCGGGTGCAGGTAGCGCTGCAGCCCCGCGCGGCAGTCATCCGGCCAGGGGTGCGACGTGTGATCCACGGTCGAGGTCATGACGATCAGCTGTTCGATGGTCCAGATCACGTCGTCCCCGACCTTCACCACAGTATAAAGGTCCAGCGAGGATTTCCCGATGCGCCGCACATGGACGTTGAAATCCAGCACGTCGCCGTAGACTGCGGGCTTCTTGAACTCGATGTTCATCTTGACGCTCGGCAGGCCCAGCTTGCGGTCGAACATCAGCTCTTTCCAGGTGACGCCGAACGAGGCGAACATGGCCTCGTTCACGTCCACGAGATAGGACAGGTAGGCCGGGTGATAGGCGATACCCGTCAGGTCGCAGTCGCCGAAGCGCATGGGTTTGGAGATCGTGAACGGCATTGCGGGTCCTCTGGAATCCGTTTCGGAACTGGGTCAGCCGCCTCGCGCCGGGTCCGGACAGATGGGCCCGACTCGGGAAACAGGCGGCTTGTTATTTTGTGTATAAAGAATAAGCGAATGGCAATTTGGGTCAAGAACTCTTGCAGTGAATGTGCATGACACTGATTTTGTTGCGCAAACACCTGCACCATCCGGGGCGTGCCCGGACCGTTTTCGCGCAAAGCATTTATTTTAGTCTTGAAATAGTTTGCCGGCGCGATACTCTGACTTCGAACCAAGCAGGGAAACCGAGTCATGAAGATCGCAGTCCTGGGCGGAGGCCCGTCGGGTCTCTACTTTGCAATTTCGATGAAGCTGCGCGACGCGGCGCACGAGATCACGGTCTACGAGCGCAACCGGGCGGACGACACGTTCGGCTGGGGGGTCGTGCTGTCGGACGAGACGATGTCGAATTTCGAGGACAACGACCCCGTCAGCGAGAAGATGATTCGCGACCACTTTGCCTACTGGGACGACGTGAAGGTCGTGCGCGGCGACGAAGAAATGACATCCGGCGGCCACGGGTTTTGCGGCATCGGGCGCAAGCAGATGCTGCTGCTGCTGCAGGAACGCGCCCGCCAGGTCGGCGTCGCGCTGGAATTCGAGGCAGAGGTCACGCCCGAACGGCTGGCCGAGCTGAAGGCGGAAAACGACCTGGTCGTCGCGTCTGACGGTCTGAATTCGCGCACGCGCCAGATCTACGAGGCCGAGTTCAAACCCGAGATCGACCTGCGCACCAACCACTTCGTCTGGCTGGGCACCCATCAGAAGTTCGACGACGCCTTCACCTTCATCTTCGAAAAGACCGAACACGGCTGGATCTGGGCGCATGCCTACCAGTTCGACGACGATACCGCGACGTTCATCGTGGAATGCGGCCCCGAGGTCTATCAGGCGTTCGGCTTCGACAAGCTGAGCCAGGAAGACAGCGTCGCGCTGTGCGAAAAGATCTTTGCCAGGCACCTGGGCGGTCATTCCCTGATGACCAATGCCAAGCACATCCGGGGTTCGGCCTGGATCCGCTTCCCCCGGGTGACCTGCGAGAACTGGTATTTCGAGAATGTCGTGCTGCTGGGCGATGCCTCGGCCACGGCGCATTTCTCGATCGGGTCGGGGTCGAAGCTGGGCATGGAAAGCGCCATCATGCTGGCGGACGAACTGGCGTCGGGCAAACCGCTGGACGAGGCGCTGAAGACCTACCAGGACGAACGCAGCCTGCAGGTTCTGCGGGTGACATCGGCCGCGCGGAATTCCACCCAGTGGTTCGAGGAAGTCGAACGCTATCTCGACCTGGACATGATGCAGTTCAACTATGCGTTGCTGACCCGGTCGCAGCGGATCAGCCACGAGAACCTGCGCCTGCGCGACCCGGACTGGCTGGCCTCGGCCGAAGCCTGGTTCCAGTCGCAGGCGGGCAGCAATTCCGACCGCCGCCCGATGTTCGCGCCGTTCAAGCTGCGCGACATGGACCTGGTGAACCGCGTCGTCGTGTCGCCCATGGCGCAGTACAAGGCCAGGGGCGGCATGCCGACCGACTGGCATTTCGTGCATTACGCCGAACGGGCGAAAGGTGGCGCGGGCCTGGTCTTTACCGAGATGCTGTGCGTCAGCATGGAAGGCCGGATCACCCCGGGCTGCCCCTGCATCGGACCCGACCAGGTTCCGGCCTGGTCCCGGCTGGTGGATTTCGTCCACGATGAAACCCCGGCCAAGATCTGTGCCCAGATCGGTCATGCGGGCCGAAAGGGATCGACGCGGCTGGCCTGGGACGGCATCGACAAGGCCCTGCCCGAAGGCGAGAACTGGCCGCTGCTGTCGGCCTCGGCCATTCCGCTGCTGGAGGGCAACGTCGTCCCGAAGGAAATGGACCGCGCCGACATGGATATGGTCAAGGCGCAGTTCGTGGACAGCGTGAAGGCCGCTGCCGAGGCGGGTTTCGACATGATCGAGATGCACGCGGCGCACGGCTATCTTCTGGCGTCGTTCATCTCGCCGGTGACGAACAAGCGGTCGGACGACTATGGCGGAAGCCTGGAAAACCGCATGCGCTTCCCGCTGGAAATCTTTGCCGCGATGCGCGCGGAATGGCCCGAGGCGAAGCCGATGACCGTGCGGATCTCGGCCCACGACTGGATGGGCGAAGAAGGCGTGACCCCGGACGAGGCCGTTCAGATTTCCGCCCTGTTCAAGGCGGCGGGCGCGGATGCGATCAACGTGTCCTCGGGACAGACCGACAAGGCGGAACAGCCGATCTATGGCCGCATGTTCCAGGTGCCCTTCGCCGACCGTGTCCGCAACGAGATCGACCTGCCGACGCTGGTGGCGGGCAATGTCTATGAACCGGACCACGTGAATTCCATCCTGATGGCGGGCCGCGCCGACCTGGTGCTGCTGGCACGTCCGCACCTGGCCGATCCCTACTGGACGCTGCATGCGGCCGTCGATCTGGGCGACACCGAACAAGCCTGGCCCGCGCCCTACGAAGGCGGGCGCCGTCAGGCGAACACGCTGGCCGAACGCGCCAAGGCGATGGCGCAATGACGCTGGCCGGTCGCAGGGCCTTCGTGACAGGGGGCGGTTCCGGGGTCGGGGCCGTCATCGCAACCATGCTCGCCCAGCAAAGCGCGCAGGTCACGATCTGCGGCCGCCGGTCGAAGCCGCTTGAACAGGTGGCCGCCGCGCAGGCGGGCATCACCGGCCTGGTCTGCGACATCACCGACGAGGCCGGCCTGGCCGAGGCGATCAGCACCGCCGCGCCGGATATCGTGGTGGCCAACGCCGGCGCATCAGAAAGCGGGCCGTTCGCAAAGACGGACCTTGCCGCCTTTGAACGGATGATGTCGGTCAACCTGACCGGCACCTTCCTGACCCTGCGCGAGGGGCTTAAGGCCATGTCGGGCAAGCCCTGGGGAAGGCTGATCGCCATCGCCTCGACCGCCGGGCTGAAGGGGTATCCGTATGTCGCGCCCTATGCCGCCGCCAAGCACGGGGTCATCGGCCTGGTGAAATCCGTGGCGCTGGAACAGGCGCGCAAGGGGATCACCGTGAACGCCGTCTGCCCCGGCTTTCTGGACACGGAAATGACAGACCGGTCGATCGCCAACATCGTCGCCAAGACCGGTCGCACCCCGGAAGAGGCGCGCGCCACGCTGGAAGCGACCAACCCGATGCACAGGCTGGTGCCGCCCGAAGACGTGGCGCGCACGGTGCTGTGGCTGTGCGGGCCCGGGTCCGACATGGTGACGGGGCAGGCGATATCCGTTTCGGGGGGCGAAACGTGAGCGAGATCTTCACCATCCGCCGCCAGGTGGAATTCAACCATTGCGACCCCGCCGGCATCGTCTTCTATCCCCGCTACTTCGAGATGATATCGGCCCTGATCGAACGGTTCTTCGCGGACGCGGTCGGGGTAAGCTGGGCACAGATGGCCCGGCTGGGCGGCGGCATGGCCACGCCCATGGGCGACATCCGGATCCGTTTCGCCGCGCCATCGCGGCTTGAAGACTGGCTGGACCTGTCGCTGCGGGTCAATTCCATCGGCGGGGCCTCGGCCACCTTTGGCCTTGCCTGCGACTGCAACGGCGAACCGCGGTTCACCGGAGACGCCACGATCATTTACGCCAGCCTCGATGCTGGCAAGGCCACGCGCTGGCCGGACGAGATGCGCAACCCCATGCTGCGCTACCTCGCTGTTCCAGACCAATAACGAGAAAGACCAACGCATGACCGTTCTTACCCCGCACATGTTCCTTCAACCCGACGGCTGGCTTCCGGCCAAGGGCTATGCCAACGGCATTCTGGCCGAGGGTCGCATGGTGTTCACCGGTGGTCTTGTCGGCTGGAACGCTGACCAGATCTGGGAACACGAGGACATGGTGGGTCAGTTCCGCCAGACCCTGTTGAACATCGTCGCCGTCCTGGACGAGGCCGGCGCGCGCCCCGAACACCTGGTGCGGCTGACCTGGTACATCACCGACAAGCGCGAATACCTCGACAACCTGCGCGGTTTCGGCGCCGCCTACCGCGAGGTGATCGGCCGCCATTTCCCGGCCATGGCCGTGGTGCAGGTCGCGGGCCTGATGGAAGACGCGGCCAGGATCGAGATCGAGGCGACGGCGGTCATCCCCCATGACTGACGTGACGCCGGTGCTGGTCACCATGGCGCCCTTTGACGCCGTGACGCCCAAGGGCGCGGTGACCGGCGGCTGGCTGATGACCCAGCTGGACGTGGCGGCGGGGCTGGCCGGGCGCACCGCATCGGGCGGCGAGGCGTTGATCTTGTCCATCAAGGACCTGACGTTCAAGGCGGCGCTGCACGCCGGCGAAGCCTTTGCGATCCGGGCCGAACTGACCCGCCGGGGCAACACATCCTTTAACCTGTCGCTTTCCGCACAGGGCGGTGACGGGCCCAACATGCGCGAGATCTTCGCGGCCGACGTGGTGATGGTGGCAATCGATACCGATGGCAAACCAAGAAAATTGAGCTGAGACGCCGAATTCCGCTGTTCCGAGGGGCTTTCGCCCGCAGGGGCAGCTTTTGCTTTACCTCGCCGATTTTAAGTTGATACTTGAAATAAATATTCAATCCCGGGCGGCGAAGCAGACCATGGACCAGCAAGGCATCCACGAAATCGAAGACGACGGCCTGGCACGGCACCGGCTGCGCCTGTGGTTGCAGATGCTCAAGGCCGTGCGGTTCGTCGAGGGATCGCTGCGCGAACGCCTGCGCGAAGGCTATGACACCACGCTGCCCCGCTTCGACGTGCTGGCCGCCCTTCATGCCGCGCCCGAGGGCATGAAGATGAGCGAACTGTCCAAGCACCTGGTCGTGTCGAACGGCAATATCACCGGCGTGGTGGATCGGCTGGTGTCCGAAGGGCTGGCGGAACGTCAGAACCTGGCCTCCGACCGGCGGGCGTTCCTGGTGCGCATCACCGACAAGGGTCAGGCGCTGATGGACGAGATGACGGCCGAACACCTGGCCTGGATCGACGAGATGTTCCACAACGTGTCCGAGGCGGACGCGGCGCGGGCGATCTCGATCATGCTGGACATCCGCCAGAAGGTCGCGAAATAGGCGCTGCGGCCCCCTTGGAAGGGGGCCGGTATGTTCAGAGGATGCCGGTTTCCTTCGCCACGCGGCGATAGCCCGATCCGGCGGTGAAGCCGCCGTCGATCACGAAATCCTCGCCCGTGATGAAACCCGACCCGTCCGAGGCCAGGAACAGCACCAGCTGCGCCACCTCGTCGGCCTCGCCCGCGCGCTGCATCGGTGTCATGCCGATCATCGGGCCCAGGTGCGGCGAGTTGCGGTTCAGGTCGGTGACGATCAGTCCGGGGCAGATCGCGTTCACGCGGATGCCTTGTTCGGCGAATTCCATCGCCGCCGACCGCGTCAGACCGCGCAAAGCCCATTTCGACGACGTGTAGGCCGGGTCGTAATGCCCGGAAAACCCGCTGTTGGACGAGATGTTGATGATCGAACCGCCACCGGTTTCGGCCATCAGCACGGACGCCAGCTTGGTGCCGATGAAGGCGCCGGTGGCGTTGACGTCCAGCACCTTGCGCCATTCCTCGACCGACATGTCGCGGATGATCTTGCGGTTGATGATGCCGGCATTATTGACCAGCACGTCCAGCCGCCCGGTCCAGTCGCGCACCAGGTTCAGCGCCGCCGCCCATTCGCTTTCCGAAGTCACATCCAGCTTCAGGAACTTCACCCGATGGCCTTCGCCGGTCAGCCGTTCGACCAGCGCGTGGCCATCGTCTTCCAGCACATCGCACAGCAGGACCGAGGCGCCGGCGGTCGCCAGCATCTCGGCCTCGACCGCGCCCTGACCCCGGGCCGCGCCGGTGACGATGGCGGTCTTGCCCGAAAGGTCGGTCAGCGCGCCCTTGGCCTTTTGGAAATCGACGCTCATGCCTGCACCATCAGCTGGCGCTGTTCGCCCAGTCCTGCCGCGCCCAGGGTCACCACCTGGCCGGCGGTCAGGAAGGTGGGCGGTTTCATCCCCAGGCCCACACCCGGCGGCGTGCCGGTGGCGATGATGTCGCCCGCTTCCAGCGTCATGAATTGCGAGATGTAATGCACCAGGAACGCCGCCCCGAAGATCATCGTCTTGGTGTTGCCGGTCTGGCGGCGTTCACCGTCCACGTCCAGCCACAGGTCGATGTCCTGCACATCGGCGATCTCGTCCTTCGTCACCATCCAGGGGCCGACCGGGCCGAAGGTGTCGTGGCTCTTGCCCTTCACCCATTGCCCGCCGCGTTCGGATTGGAACCGGCGTTCGGACACATCGTTGACCAGCGCGTAACCGGCCACGTGATCCAGCGCATCCACCTCGGAAATGTGACGCCCGGTGGTGCCGATCACGATGCCCAGCTCGACTTCCCAGTCGGTGCGGTCCGATCCGCGCGGGATCTGGACATCGTCATTGGGGCCGCACAGCGCGGTGGTCGCCTTCATGAACAGGATCGGTTCCTCGGGCGGCTCTTTCCCGGTTTCCCTGGCGTGGTCGGAATAGTTCAGACCGACGCAGATGAACTTGCCGGGCCGCGCGATGGCGGAGCCAAGGCGGGGCTCACTTTCAACCAGCGGCAGCGATGCGGGCTCCGTCGCGGCGATGCGGGCAAGTCCGTCGGGAGTCAGGGCGGCGCCGTCGATATCGGGCACGATGGCCGACAGGTCGCGGATCTTGCCCTCGGCATCCAGAAGCCCGGGCTTTTCGGCGCCAACCGGGCCGTAGCGAAGCAGTTTCATGATGTCTTCCTTTGTCAAAGGCGCGCCCGGCACGTCACGGACAAGCCGCAAGTGTCTGGGCGCGCCAGTCAGATCACGCGCGGCG is a window from the Marinibacterium anthonyi genome containing:
- a CDS encoding 4-hydroxybenzoyl-CoA thioesterase; this encodes MPFTISKPMRFGDCDLTGIAYHPAYLSYLVDVNEAMFASFGVTWKELMFDRKLGLPSVKMNIEFKKPAVYGDVLDFNVHVRRIGKSSLDLYTVVKVGDDVIWTIEQLIVMTSTVDHTSHPWPDDCRAGLQRYLHPELLADPA
- the namA gene encoding NADPH dehydrogenase, with translation MKIAVLGGGPSGLYFAISMKLRDAAHEITVYERNRADDTFGWGVVLSDETMSNFEDNDPVSEKMIRDHFAYWDDVKVVRGDEEMTSGGHGFCGIGRKQMLLLLQERARQVGVALEFEAEVTPERLAELKAENDLVVASDGLNSRTRQIYEAEFKPEIDLRTNHFVWLGTHQKFDDAFTFIFEKTEHGWIWAHAYQFDDDTATFIVECGPEVYQAFGFDKLSQEDSVALCEKIFARHLGGHSLMTNAKHIRGSAWIRFPRVTCENWYFENVVLLGDASATAHFSIGSGSKLGMESAIMLADELASGKPLDEALKTYQDERSLQVLRVTSAARNSTQWFEEVERYLDLDMMQFNYALLTRSQRISHENLRLRDPDWLASAEAWFQSQAGSNSDRRPMFAPFKLRDMDLVNRVVVSPMAQYKARGGMPTDWHFVHYAERAKGGAGLVFTEMLCVSMEGRITPGCPCIGPDQVPAWSRLVDFVHDETPAKICAQIGHAGRKGSTRLAWDGIDKALPEGENWPLLSASAIPLLEGNVVPKEMDRADMDMVKAQFVDSVKAAAEAGFDMIEMHAAHGYLLASFISPVTNKRSDDYGGSLENRMRFPLEIFAAMRAEWPEAKPMTVRISAHDWMGEEGVTPDEAVQISALFKAAGADAINVSSGQTDKAEQPIYGRMFQVPFADRVRNEIDLPTLVAGNVYEPDHVNSILMAGRADLVLLARPHLADPYWTLHAAVDLGDTEQAWPAPYEGGRRQANTLAERAKAMAQ
- the fabG_23 gene encoding 3-oxoacyl-[acyl-carrier-protein] reductase FabG, which produces MTLAGRRAFVTGGGSGVGAVIATMLAQQSAQVTICGRRSKPLEQVAAAQAGITGLVCDITDEAGLAEAISTAAPDIVVANAGASESGPFAKTDLAAFERMMSVNLTGTFLTLREGLKAMSGKPWGRLIAIASTAGLKGYPYVAPYAAAKHGVIGLVKSVALEQARKGITVNAVCPGFLDTEMTDRSIANIVAKTGRTPEEARATLEATNPMHRLVPPEDVARTVLWLCGPGSDMVTGQAISVSGGET
- a CDS encoding 4-hydroxybenzoyl-CoA thioesterase, translating into MSEIFTIRRQVEFNHCDPAGIVFYPRYFEMISALIERFFADAVGVSWAQMARLGGGMATPMGDIRIRFAAPSRLEDWLDLSLRVNSIGGASATFGLACDCNGEPRFTGDATIIYASLDAGKATRWPDEMRNPMLRYLAVPDQ
- the ridA_4 gene encoding Enamine/imine deaminase, translated to MTVLTPHMFLQPDGWLPAKGYANGILAEGRMVFTGGLVGWNADQIWEHEDMVGQFRQTLLNIVAVLDEAGARPEHLVRLTWYITDKREYLDNLRGFGAAYREVIGRHFPAMAVVQVAGLMEDAARIEIEATAVIPHD
- a CDS encoding acyl-CoA esterase gives rise to the protein MTDVTPVLVTMAPFDAVTPKGAVTGGWLMTQLDVAAGLAGRTASGGEALILSIKDLTFKAALHAGEAFAIRAELTRRGNTSFNLSLSAQGGDGPNMREIFAADVVMVAIDTDGKPRKLS
- the mhqR_2 gene encoding HTH-type transcriptional regulator MhqR; this translates as MDQQGIHEIEDDGLARHRLRLWLQMLKAVRFVEGSLRERLREGYDTTLPRFDVLAALHAAPEGMKMSELSKHLVVSNGNITGVVDRLVSEGLAERQNLASDRRAFLVRITDKGQALMDEMTAEHLAWIDEMFHNVSEADAARAISIMLDIRQKVAK
- the fabG3 gene encoding 3-alpha-(or 20-beta)-hydroxysteroid dehydrogenase, with translation MSVDFQKAKGALTDLSGKTAIVTGAARGQGAVEAEMLATAGASVLLCDVLEDDGHALVERLTGEGHRVKFLKLDVTSESEWAAALNLVRDWTGRLDVLVNNAGIINRKIIRDMSVEEWRKVLDVNATGAFIGTKLASVLMAETGGGSIINISSNSGFSGHYDPAYTSSKWALRGLTRSAAMEFAEQGIRVNAICPGLIVTDLNRNSPHLGPMIGMTPMQRAGEADEVAQLVLFLASDGSGFITGEDFVIDGGFTAGSGYRRVAKETGIL
- a CDS encoding Ureidoglycolate lyase, encoding MKLLRYGPVGAEKPGLLDAEGKIRDLSAIVPDIDGAALTPDGLARIAATEPASLPLVESEPRLGSAIARPGKFICVGLNYSDHARETGKEPPEEPILFMKATTALCGPNDDVQIPRGSDRTDWEVELGIVIGTTGRHISEVDALDHVAGYALVNDVSERRFQSERGGQWVKGKSHDTFGPVGPWMVTKDEIADVQDIDLWLDVDGERRQTGNTKTMIFGAAFLVHYISQFMTLEAGDIIATGTPPGVGLGMKPPTFLTAGQVVTLGAAGLGEQRQLMVQA